A stretch of Microtus pennsylvanicus isolate mMicPen1 chromosome 5, mMicPen1.hap1, whole genome shotgun sequence DNA encodes these proteins:
- the Cd81 gene encoding CD81 antigen, translated as MGVEGCTKCIKYLLFVFNFVFWLAGGVILGVALWLRHDPQTTSLLYLELGDRPAPSTFYVGIYILIAVGAVMMFVGFLGCYGAIQESQCLLGTFFTCLVILFACEVAAGIWGFVNKDQIAKDVKQFYDQALQQAVVDDEANNAKTVVKTFHETLNCCGSNTLTALTTSMIRNSLCPAGTNVFNSLFKEDCHQKIDELFSGKLYLIGIAAIVVAVIMIFEMILSMVLCCGIRNSSVY; from the exons CTGGCTGGAGGCGTGATCCTTGGTGTGGCTCTGTGGTTGCGCCATGACCCACAGACCACCAGTCTGCTCTACCTGGAACTTGGAGACAGACCAGCACCCAGCACCTTCTATGTGG gcATCTACATTCTCATTGCTGTGGGAGCTGTGATGATGTTTGTGGGCTTCCTGGGGTGCTATGGGGCCATTCAGGAGTCCCAATGCCTGCTGGGAACG TTCTTCACCTGCCTTGTGATCCTGTTTGCCTGTGaggtggctgctggcatctggGGCTTCGTAAACAAAGACCAG ATCGCCAAGGATGTGAAGCAGTTCTACGACCAGGCCCTTCAACAGGCTGTGGTGGATGATGAAGCCAACAATGCCAAGACTGTGGTGAAGACCTTCCACGAGACG CTCAACTGCTGTGGCTCCAACACACTGACCGCGCTGACCACCTCTATGATAAGGAACAGCCTGTGTCCCGCAGGCACCAACGTATTCAACTCCTTATTCAAG GAGGACTGCCATCAGAAAATTGATGAGCTCTTTTCTGGGAAGCTGTACCTCATTGGTATTGCGGCCATCGTGGTAGCCGTCATCATG ATCTTCGAGATGATTCTGAGCATGGTGCTGTGCTGTGGCATCCGGAACAGCTCTGTGTACTGA
- the Tssc4 gene encoding U5 small nuclear ribonucleoprotein TSSC4: protein MAEAETGLEAEEPTEDDTLPSDTVSLSDSDSDLSLPSGAEVQVLSPERLSGEAQEDSGPDDPPSPLPGVPTTPVQPFHLRGMSSTFSQRSHSIFDCLESAARQAPPSAPQTSVTDNGSFKRPVTPPSQTLARNLSRVHESTGPIRVPPVPDYVSHPERWTKYSLEDVAEVSEQNNRAAALAFLGSRSQASPTDYVPSFNQDPSSCGEGRVVFTKPVRGSEARAERKRILKKGDVSSAGSEASVELAHLAGPEAEEWSGHQGLQEVVVPSGADHPGSSSDPTGMEAVGFHGSKKRSREHFRNRDSNPEGPGSERGPSV from the coding sequence ATGGCGGAGGCGGAGACTGGATTGGAGGCTGAGGAACCCACCGAGGATGACACCCTTCCTTCCGACACCGTCTCCCTCAGCGACTCAGACTCGGACCTCAGCCTACCTAGTGGTGCCGAGGTGCAAGTCTTGTCCCCCGAGAGGCTTTCCGGGGAAGCCCAGGAGGACTCCGGCCCTGATGACCCTCCCTCACCCCTCCCTGGTGTCCCCACCACCCCAGTCCAGCCGTTCCACCTCCGAGGCATGAGTTCTACCTTCTCGCAGCGCAGTCACAGCATCTTTGATTGTCTGGAGAGTGCGGCCCGGCAGGCACCGCCCTCTGCGCCCCAAACTAGTGTGACTGACAATGGCAGTTTCAAACGGCCTGTGACTCCCCCAAGTCAGACTCTGGCAAGGAACCTGAGCAGAGTGCATGAGAGCACTGGCCCAATCAGGGTGCCTCCTGTGCCGGATTATGTGTCACATCCTGAACGTTGGACCAAGTACAGTCTGGAAGATGTGGCTGAAGTCAGTGAGCAGAACAATCGTGCTGCTGCTCTGGCCTTCCTGGGCTCTCGCAGCCAGGCATCCCCTACAGACTATGTACCCTCCTTCAACCAGGATCCCTCTAGCTGTGGAGAGGGGAGAGTGGTCTTTACCAAACCAGTACGAGGCAGTGAGGCTAGGGCCGAGAGGAAGAGGATCCTAAAAAAGGGGGATGTGTCAAGTGCTGGGAGTGAGGCCTCTGTGGAGCTGGCCCATCTGGCCGGGCCTGAGGCTGAGGAGTGGAGTGGCCACCAGGGACTGCAAGAGGTAGTGGTACCTTCAGGAGCTGACCACCCTGGGTCCTCCTCAGACCCCACAGGGATGGAGGCTGTTGGTTTCCATGGCAGCAAGAAGCGGAGCAGAGAACATTTCCGGAACAGGGACAGTAACCCCGAGGGGCCAGGGTCTGAGAGAGGCCCCTCAGTTTGA